AACGATGTGGTCGGGGTGGCGGGCTTTGCCTTGCCTGGCAACTTTGTCGACATCCTCGTCAATACCCAGGATGACCGCGCCAAGGCCAGCGGCGGCGCCGAACTGGCCATTTCCAAGATCGTGCTCGAACGCATCCTGGTGCTGGCCGTGGCGCAGGAATCGAGCCGCGACGACAACAAGCCCAAGGTGGTCAATGCGGTGACCCTGGAATTGACGCCGGACCAGGTGGAAAAGCTCGACCTGGCGCGCAGCGTCGGCACCTTGTCGCTGGTGCTGCGCAACCAGATCGATCCGGCGCCCGTCAACACGGGTGGCGCCACCAAGGAATCGCTGCTGGGACTCAAGCCGCTGGCGCCGGTCGCCGCGCCGCGTGCGGCTGCGCCAGCGCCAGCGCGGCAGGCGCCGCGTGCTGCCGCACCACCGGCCGAGAGCGTCAAAGTGATCACGGGCATGGACACGCGTGTCCAGCAATTTTAAAAATTTCAGAACCAGGGATAGTTGATGACCTCATTTCGTACCCGTATCGTCAGGCCCCGCTTGACCTTGGCCCTGGCCCTGAGTGGCTTGACGGCGAGCTTGCTGTGGCAGCCCGGCGCCAGCGCCGCGCCCGCCGTGCGCAAGGTGGATGCCGTCAGCCAGGCGGCCCCGCTGTCGCTGGGGGCCGATATCGCCCGGCTGGGTCCGCCGATCCGCTTGTCCGTTGGCAAGTCGACCTTGCGCAGCCTGACGCGTGCCGTCTCGCAGATCGCCGTCAATGATCCGAAGGTGGCGGGCGCCAGGCTGCTGGGCAGTTCCAGCGAGCTGTATATCTGGGGCCTGGCACCGGGCAGTACCAATCTGATTCTGTGGGACAAGGATCACCGTCCCGTGATCGTCGATATCGAAGTCGGTGTCGATGCCGACGGCTTGCAGGCGCAATTGGCGCACGTGTTTCCCCGTGAAACAGATCTCAAGGCCAGCTCGGCTGGCGGCGCGATCGTGCTGACGGGCATGGTCTCGGATGCCGTCAAGGCCAGCCAGATCATGGCCATGGCCACGGCGTTCGCACAGCGCGGCGCCGGCGAAGCGGCCGCGCCCATTGCCACAGCGGGTGTGATGCCAGCGCCCGCTGCCGGCGGTGCCGCCGGTGCTGGCGCCGCCGGCGTGAGCGTGATCAACATGCTGACCATCGCCGCGCCGCAGCAGGTGATGCTGGAAGTCAAAATTGCCGAAGTCTCCAAAACCCTCGTCGACCAGCTGGGCGCCAGCATCGGCGCGCGCGCCAGCAGCGGCAACTGGACCTACAGTTTCTTGTCGAACTTGTTGAGTGGCAATCCCAGCATGATCGATGGCTTCAATGGTAAGAACGGCAATTTCCTCACGCTCGATGCGCAAAAGCGCGATGGCCTCGTGAAAGTGCTGGCCGAACCGAACATCATGGCCATCAGCGGCCAGGAGGCCAGCTTCCTGGCCGGCGGCAAGATCTACATTCCCGTCTCGCAAGACAGCGCCACCAACAAGATCACCCTGGAAGAAAAGGAATTCGGTATCGCCGTCAAGTTCACGCCCACCGTGCTCGATGGCGGGCGCATCAACCTGAAGGTGGCGCCGGAAGTGTCGGAGCTGAACAAGGACGGCATCGGCATCAGCACGGGCGGCACCGCCGGCAGCGCCATCCTGCCGGCGTTTACCACGCGGCGCGCCACCACCACGGTGCAATTGTTCGACGGCCAGAGCTTTGCCATCGGCGGCCTGATCAAGAACAATGTGACCACGAATATCAAGGCGCTGCCGATGCTGGGCGAGATTCCCGTGCTGGGCGCCTTGTTCCGCAGCAGCGATTTCCAGACCGACCGCACCGAACTGGTGTTCATCATCACGCCGCACCTGGTCAAGCCGCTGGCCGGCGACTACGTGCTGCCGACGGATGCCTATGTGGCGCCAAGCCGCGCGCAATTCTTCCTGCAAGGGAAGATGGAAGGCAATCCCAAGGCGCCGCCAGCGGCCGACAAACAACCGGGCGCCGCAGCGGCGACCGGCTTCGACATTCAATAGGAGAGTGAGCATGCAGCGTCCTCCATTCCTTCCCCTGCTGTGCGTGCTGCTGGCGTCGTTTGCCGCCAGCGGCTGCGCCACCACGCCGCACTTCGACCGCAACTTTGGCCGCAGCGTCGATTTGCTGCGCGCCCAGCAAGTGATCAACCCGCAGGCGGCACTGAACCGCGACCCGGTGACTGGCCTCGATGGCAAGGCGGCGGTGGCGGGCTACAACGCGTACCAGAAGTCGTTCACCGCGCCGGTGCCGCAATCGAGCGGCATGACGATCAGCCTCGGACGCCAATGAACATGTCACCGTTATCACAGAACAGGCAGGGCATATCGTGAAAATCGCCATCATATCCCGGGATGAAAAAGCATTGGCCGAGCTGGGCCGCCTGGTCGGCAACCGCAATCCGGCGGACGACGTCGATGCGCGCAGCGGACCGCTGGAGCAACTGTATTCGGCGCAAGAGCTGCCCGATGTGCTGATGTTCGACCGGCCCGGCAACGATGGCGCCGACCTGGCCGCCATCGAGCGCCTGAGCAATCAGTTTCCCCGCCTGGCGGTCATCCTGCTGTGTCCGCAGCATTCGCCCGACTTCCTGCTGCAAGCCATGCGTGCCGGCGTGCGCGAAGTGTTGCCGTCGCCGGCCGCAGCCGCCAGCATCTACCCGGCGCTCGAGCGCATCGAGGAAAAACTCGAGCGGCGCGACAATGGCAATGGCAAGGTGCTGGCCTTCATTTCCTGCAAGGGCGGCAGTGGCGCCACCTTTATCGCCACCAACCTCGGCTATGCCCTGGCAGCCAGCGGCCACAAACGTGTTGCGTTGCTGGACCTGAACCTGCACTTCGGCGATGCCTCGCTGTTTGTCTCCGAGAGCAAGCCGCTGGCCACGCTGGCCGACGTGACGCGCGACATCCACCGCCTGGACCCGTCGTTCCTCGCCTCGAGCATGCTCAATGTGCTGCCCAATTTCAGCGTCCTGGCGGCACCGGAAGACCCGGCCCACGCCAGCGAAGTGCTGCCCGAACATATCGACGCCATCATCAAGCTGGCGCGGCGCCAGTATGATTTCGTGGTGCTCGACGTGGGGCGCAACCTCGATGCGGTCAGCGTGCGCGCGCTCGACCACGCTGACCTGATTTTCCCCATCCTGCAAACGACCTTGCCGTACATCCGCGATGGCAAGCGCCTGCTGGGCATGTTCCGTTCGCTGGAATACGACAAGGACAAGGTGCGCCTGATCGTCAACCGGCACGACAAGGGCGGCGAAATCCGCCTGCAGGACTTGGAGGCGGCGTATGGCACCACGATCGACCGCACAGTGCCGAATCATTATGCGTCGGCCGCCGCATCGGTCAACCAGGGCATGCCGATCTTGCAGCTTGATAAGAACAGCCCCATCACGCGCTCGCTGCAGGAGTTTGCCTCCAGCCTGACGGGCGTCAGCGCCGAAGCCGTGCCGCAGGGCTGGCTGAGCCGCATGCTGCGGCGCGCCTAACGCGCGCCTAACATCACTCGAACAGGAATTTTTTTATGGCTACTTCTCCCGCCTCCAGTCTGTCGATCCGCGAGCGTCTCGGTAGCGGCAAGATCGCTACCCTGACGCCGCAGCGCGCGCCGTCCATCGACAACCGCAGCTACCGCGAGCTGAAGCAGCGCATCCACGCGCTGCTGCTCGAACGCGTCGACCTGGAAAGCATGCAGCGGCTGACGCAGGAACAGATCCGCGACGAGTTGCGCAGCCTGGTCGAGCGCCTGCTCGACGAAGAAGCCGTGGTCATCAATGATGTCGAGCGCAAGAACCTGACGCGCGACATCCGCAACGAGATGCTCGGTTTTGGCCCGCTGGAAACCTTGTTGTCGGACCCGACCGTGTCGGATATCCTCGTCAATGGACACAAGCAAGTGTATGTCGAGCGGCGCGGCAAGCTGGAATTGACCGATGTCGTGTTCAATGACGATGCCCATCTGATGAAGATCATCGACAAGATCGTCTCGCGCGTGGGCCGCCGCATCGACGAGTCGAGCCCCATGGTCGATGCGCGCCTGCCCGATGGGTCGCGCGTCAATGCCATCATCCCGCCGCTGGCCATCGACGGGCCCGTGATGTCGATCCGGCGTTTTTCCGTCGACCCGCTGCGCCTGGCCGATCTGGTCGCCTACACCAGCATGACGGCCGAGATGGCCGAGGTGCTGCAGGGCCTGGGCAAGGCGAAGATGAATATCCTCATTTCCGGCGGCACGGGCAGCGGCAAGACCACCATGCTGAACGTGATTTCCGGCTTTATCGGCCATACGGAACGCATCGTCACGGTGGAAGACGCGGCCGAGCTGCAATTGCAGCAGCCGCACGTGGTGCGCCTGGAAACGCGCCCGCCGAATATCGAAGGCAAGGGGGAAGTGTCGCAGCGCGCGCTGGTGCGCAATGCCTTGCGGATGCGTCCCGACCGCATCATCCTGGGCGAGGTGCGCGGCGCCGAAGCGCTCGACATGCTGGGCGCGATGAACACGGGCCATGAAGGCTCGATGGCCACCATCCACGCCAACACCCCGCGCGACGCCATTACGCGACTGGAAAACATGATCAGCATGGCGGCCGCCAACCTGCCCAGCAAGGCCATCCGCCAGCAGATCAGCTCGGCCATATCGGTGGTGGTGCAAGTGTCGCGCCTGATCGACGGCAAGCGCAAGGTCACGTCGATCCAGGAAATCACGGGCATGGAGGGCGATGTCATCACGATGCAGGAAATCTTCAGCTTCAAGCAGACGGGGGTGGGCGAGAGCGGGGCGGTCGTCGGGTATTTCTCGGCCAGCGGCATCCGTCCCCATTTCCTGGAACGCCTGAAGAGTTTTGGCATCGGCATTTCCAGCGCCGTCTTCGAGCCGACCGGTACCGGGCGCTGACGCGGCATGGGCTATCTTTCGTATCTGGTGTATCTGTTGGTCTTCCTGGCGGTCATGCTGCTGGTTGGCGCCGTTTACTTCAACCTGCAGTCGCGCGGCGCCGGCGCCGGGCGCGTGGCGCGCCGCTTGCGGGCGATGAATACGGCCAGCGACGACGCGCAGAAAACCGTGTCGATCACCAAGGATAGGCAGCTCAGCTCGCATGCGGGTGTACAGGGCTTGCTGGAGGCACTCCCTGGCATGCAGGTGCTGGACCGCTTGCTGCTGCAGTCGGGTAAAAACTGGAATGTGGGCAAGTTGCTCGGCTACTGCCTGCTGGGTTGGCTATTCGGGCTGCTGCTGGGCAGCCTCAGCCCCTTGCCCTGGTATCTGCGTCTGCTGCTGAGTCTTGCCTGCGCAGCGCTGCCTTTCTTGCTCGTGATGCGCGCCAAGGCCAGCCGGCTGGTGCGCATCGAGCAGCAGTTGCCCGACGCCCTGGACATGATGAGCCGTGCCATGCGTGCCGGCCACGCCTTTCCCACGGCCCTGAAAATGGTCGGCGAAGAGATGACGGGGCCCCTGGCCGAAGAATTTCGCGCCGTGTTTGATGAAGTCAATTTCGGCGTGGCGATGTCCGATGCCCTGTCGGGCCTGGCCGCGCGTGTGCCCAGCACGGACCTGCGCTATTTCGTCATCGCCGTGCTGATCCAGCGTGAAACGGGCGGCAATCTGACGGAATTGCTGAACAGTATCAGCGCGATTATCCGCGACCGCCTCAAGCTGCTGGGCCAGGTGCGCGTGCTGTCTGCCGAAGGGCGCATGTCGGCCTGGGTGCTGGGCTTGCTGCCATTTGGCGCGGCCCTGATGATGCATCTGATGAATCCGCAGTTCCTGTCCGTACTGTACACCGACAGGGGCGGACGCAAGATGGTGGCGGTGGCATTTTGCCTGCTCCTGGTCGGCGTGCTGGTGATCCGCAAGATCGTGCGTATCCGTGTGTGAGGCAATGAAATGATGCATTTGACTATACAGAAGGTGGCACGATGAGCGGCTTGCAGATTGGCCTGTTGGTGGTGCTGTTCCTGATCGTGTTCGGTATCGTTTTGGTGCTGGCGCGCTTGTTTGCGGGCAATGCCGTGCAAGTGCGCCTCGATACGCTTGACGGCAAGAAGGTCGATACCGACAAGGGACGCCGCACCAGTCAGCGCTGGATGGCGCGTGTCGTCAGCCTGACGCGTCCGCTTGCCAAGCTGTCGCTGCCGGAAGAGGGCTGGGAAGAATCGCCCATCCGCATCCGCTTCATCAATGCGGGCTGGCGCAAGAGTACCGCGCCGGCGCTGTTCTACGCCGCCAAGACGGGGCTGACGTTGCTGTTGCCCATCCTGATGTATCTGCTGCTGCGCCACGGTGATCACAATCTCTTTCTTTGGGTGGTGGCAGCTGCGGCCACCGGCTATTACCTGCCCGACCTGTGGCTCAAGCACTGTTTGAAGGAGCGCCAGCGTGAGGTCTTTGAAACCTTCCCCGATGCGCTGGACTTGATGACCGTGTGCGTCGAAGCGGGCCTGGCGATGGATGCGGCGCTGGCCCGCGTGGCGCAGGAAATCGGCATGAAAAGTGAGATCCTGGCCGAGGAGTTGCAACTGGTGACGCTGGAGCTGCGCGCCGGCAGTACCAAGGACAAGGCCTTGCGCAACCTGGCCCTGCGCACCGGTGTGGAAGATGTCGATGCACTGGTTACCCTGCTGATACAGGCGGAGCGTTTCGGCACCAGCATCGCCGCCTCGCTGCGCGTGCAGTCCGACCAGCTGCGTACCAAGCGGCGCCAGCGCGCCGAGGAAACGGCCGCCAAGATCGCGCTCAAGCTGCTGTTCCCGCTGATATTTTTCATTTTCCCTTCGCTGATGGTGGTGCTCATGGGCCCGGCCATCCTGCAGATTTACCGTGTCTTGTTACCGGCGATGAAGGGCGTATGAGCATGCCTACGCGTCTTTTCAGCCTGCTCCTGCTGCTTTGCCTGTTACAAGGCTGCGCGAGTGCGCCCGCCGTGCCCAAGTGGAACATGCAGGCGGTACAGCGCATCAGCCATTCCGCCGGCCAGAATGCCGCCACGTATTTTGAACTGGGCAAGTTTTACCAGGCACGCGGCCAGCTGGCGCTTGCCGCCGAAGCCTTTGCCGCCTCGATCGCCCTTGATCCGCAGCAACTGGCGGCGCGCAATGCGCTGGCCGTGCTCGACGCGCGCCAGGGCCGGCTGGAACAGGCTGCCACGGCGCTGCTGGCGCTGGTGCGCGACTTCCCCGAGGCTGCCCAGCCCCTGAATAATCTCGGCTATGTGTATTACCTGCAAGGGGAGCTGGCGCAAGCGTCCAGCATGCTCGGGCAGGCCACGGCGCGCGATGGCGGCACGTTACTGGCGCGCAATAACTTGCAACTGGTGCAGGCGGCGCAGCTGGCGCTGGCGCCGGCCGCGCCAGCCACGCCAGCCGTGGCCGTCGCGCCGGAGGCGCTGGCCGAGATCGAAATCATCAATGGCAATGGCATACGCGGCATGGCGGCGCAGATGCGCTTGCGCGTGCAGGCGCGGGGCATGGCGGTCAGCCGGCTGCGCAACCAGCCCGGTTTTCGCCAGGAACGCAGCCAGATCCTGTACGCGCCCGGCCACGCACGCCAGGCCGATGCCTTGCGGCAAGCCCTGGCGCAGCGGGGGGCGGCCATGCCACTGGTGGCCGTCGCCAGCCTGGGGCGCGGCGCCGGCATCCGCCTGATCCTGGGACGCGACCAGGCTTGAACAAGATAGCAGTAATACATGATCAGCAGCAAAATAACAGGGAGAAGTACATGTCTGGATTGATGAGTAGAGGTGTGCCGGCGCGCTGGGCGCTGTGTCTGGCTGCCGGCACGGCAGTGACCTTGCTGGCCGGCTGTGGTGGGGGCGGTTCCGGCAGCAGCGATTGCAGCACCCTGGATCCGAGCCGCAATCCGAACCTGCCCGGCTGCGTGGTGCCGCCCGTCACGCCGGTGGTTCCCGTGACACCGGCGCCGGCGACCCTGGCGCTGAGCCTGAAAGACGGGGCCGGCAAGGCGACCACCTCGGTCGGCCCCGGCAACAGCGCTACCGTGCAAGCCGTCGTCAAGGATGGCAAGGGTGCGGCGCTGTCGGGCGTCTTGCTGACCTTGAACAGCAGCGACAAGAGCGCCAGCTTCACCCCGGGTGCGGCCAGCGCCCTGACGGACGCGAACGGCGTGGCCAGCATCGTCATTGCAGCCGGCAGCCAGAGCGGCGCTTTTGCGCTGACGGCCAGCGCGACGGTGAATGGCAGCGTGTTGACGTCGAATATCAATTACACGGTGGTCTACCCGACCCTGGCCCTGGGCGGCGTGGGCGTCGTGCCGGCGACCCTGTCGGCGGGCGGTACGGCCGGCCTGAGCGTGACGGTGATGAATGGCGCGGCCGTGTATGCGCCGGTGCAGTCGGTCGTCTTCAGCTCGCCTTGCGCCGCAGCCGGCAAGGCGGCCATCAGCAGTCCCGTGAATACGGTCAATGGCGTGGCCAGCACCTCGTACATCGACAAGGGCTGCGGCGCGGCGGACGTGATCACGGCCAGCACCGTCTTCAATGCCACCACCTTGAGCCAGACGGGCACCCTGACGGTGCAGACGGCCAGTGCCGGCCAGATCGGCTTTGTCTCGGCGCTGCCGCAAAACATCGCCCTGAAAGGCACGGGCGGTGCGGGCCGGCAAGAGTCGTCCATCGTCACCTTCAAGGTGCTCGACAGGAACGGCAATCCCGTCAGCGGCAAAGCGGTCAATTTCTCGCTCAACACCACGGCCGGTGGCCTGAGTCTCAATCCGGCGCAATCGACCAGCGGCGCCGATGGCAGCGTCAGCACCACGGTGGCTTCCGGCACCGTGAACACGCCGATCCGCGTCACGGCCACCCTGCAAGGCACCAGCCTGTCGACGGTCTCGGACCAGCTGGTGGTATCCACGGGTGTGCCCGAGCAGGACAGCTTTACCTTGAGCACGTCCATGTTCAATACGGAGGGCGGCGATTTTGCCGGTTGCACCGCGCCAACGGGCGCCACCATCACGGCGCGCCTGGGCGACCATTTCCACAATCCCGTGCCCGACGGCACGGCCGTCAGCTTCACGGCCGAAGGCGGCACCGTCGATGCATCCTGCCTGACGGGCCTGGTCAACACCACCTTGACGGACGGTACGGTGATCACGCAGAAGGGCATACCGGGTTCGTGCAGCGTGCGTTTCTGTCCCGGCAACCCGCGT
Above is a genomic segment from Janthinobacterium sp. 64 containing:
- a CDS encoding AAA family ATPase, which encodes MKIAIISRDEKALAELGRLVGNRNPADDVDARSGPLEQLYSAQELPDVLMFDRPGNDGADLAAIERLSNQFPRLAVILLCPQHSPDFLLQAMRAGVREVLPSPAAAASIYPALERIEEKLERRDNGNGKVLAFISCKGGSGATFIATNLGYALAASGHKRVALLDLNLHFGDASLFVSESKPLATLADVTRDIHRLDPSFLASSMLNVLPNFSVLAAPEDPAHASEVLPEHIDAIIKLARRQYDFVVLDVGRNLDAVSVRALDHADLIFPILQTTLPYIRDGKRLLGMFRSLEYDKDKVRLIVNRHDKGGEIRLQDLEAAYGTTIDRTVPNHYASAAASVNQGMPILQLDKNSPITRSLQEFASSLTGVSAEAVPQGWLSRMLRRA
- a CDS encoding type II and III secretion system protein family protein, giving the protein MTSFRTRIVRPRLTLALALSGLTASLLWQPGASAAPAVRKVDAVSQAAPLSLGADIARLGPPIRLSVGKSTLRSLTRAVSQIAVNDPKVAGARLLGSSSELYIWGLAPGSTNLILWDKDHRPVIVDIEVGVDADGLQAQLAHVFPRETDLKASSAGGAIVLTGMVSDAVKASQIMAMATAFAQRGAGEAAAPIATAGVMPAPAAGGAAGAGAAGVSVINMLTIAAPQQVMLEVKIAEVSKTLVDQLGASIGARASSGNWTYSFLSNLLSGNPSMIDGFNGKNGNFLTLDAQKRDGLVKVLAEPNIMAISGQEASFLAGGKIYIPVSQDSATNKITLEEKEFGIAVKFTPTVLDGGRINLKVAPEVSELNKDGIGISTGGTAGSAILPAFTTRRATTTVQLFDGQSFAIGGLIKNNVTTNIKALPMLGEIPVLGALFRSSDFQTDRTELVFIITPHLVKPLAGDYVLPTDAYVAPSRAQFFLQGKMEGNPKAPPAADKQPGAAAATGFDIQ
- a CDS encoding LytR C-terminal domain-containing protein, with translation MPTRLFSLLLLLCLLQGCASAPAVPKWNMQAVQRISHSAGQNAATYFELGKFYQARGQLALAAEAFAASIALDPQQLAARNALAVLDARQGRLEQAATALLALVRDFPEAAQPLNNLGYVYYLQGELAQASSMLGQATARDGGTLLARNNLQLVQAAQLALAPAAPATPAVAVAPEALAEIEIINGNGIRGMAAQMRLRVQARGMAVSRLRNQPGFRQERSQILYAPGHARQADALRQALAQRGAAMPLVAVASLGRGAGIRLILGRDQA
- the cpaB gene encoding Flp pilus assembly protein CpaB, yielding MRNTRALLMLLLALVLAGAAVLTAAIWMGGQSTPSNQKIVVALVDIGVGTKITPLMLRSMDWPAGAQPPGAFADSKALDGRITRTAISLGEPVLESKLAPPGTSGGLSSIVADGKRAMTVRVNDVVGVAGFALPGNFVDILVNTQDDRAKASGGAELAISKIVLERILVLAVAQESSRDDNKPKVVNAVTLELTPDQVEKLDLARSVGTLSLVLRNQIDPAPVNTGGATKESLLGLKPLAPVAAPRAAAPAPARQAPRAAAPPAESVKVITGMDTRVQQF
- a CDS encoding pilus assembly protein, which produces MQRPPFLPLLCVLLASFAASGCATTPHFDRNFGRSVDLLRAQQVINPQAALNRDPVTGLDGKAAVAGYNAYQKSFTAPVPQSSGMTISLGRQ
- a CDS encoding CpaF family protein, giving the protein MSIRERLGSGKIATLTPQRAPSIDNRSYRELKQRIHALLLERVDLESMQRLTQEQIRDELRSLVERLLDEEAVVINDVERKNLTRDIRNEMLGFGPLETLLSDPTVSDILVNGHKQVYVERRGKLELTDVVFNDDAHLMKIIDKIVSRVGRRIDESSPMVDARLPDGSRVNAIIPPLAIDGPVMSIRRFSVDPLRLADLVAYTSMTAEMAEVLQGLGKAKMNILISGGTGSGKTTMLNVISGFIGHTERIVTVEDAAELQLQQPHVVRLETRPPNIEGKGEVSQRALVRNALRMRPDRIILGEVRGAEALDMLGAMNTGHEGSMATIHANTPRDAITRLENMISMAAANLPSKAIRQQISSAISVVVQVSRLIDGKRKVTSIQEITGMEGDVITMQEIFSFKQTGVGESGAVVGYFSASGIRPHFLERLKSFGIGISSAVFEPTGTGR
- a CDS encoding type II secretion system F family protein — its product is MSGLQIGLLVVLFLIVFGIVLVLARLFAGNAVQVRLDTLDGKKVDTDKGRRTSQRWMARVVSLTRPLAKLSLPEEGWEESPIRIRFINAGWRKSTAPALFYAAKTGLTLLLPILMYLLLRHGDHNLFLWVVAAAATGYYLPDLWLKHCLKERQREVFETFPDALDLMTVCVEAGLAMDAALARVAQEIGMKSEILAEELQLVTLELRAGSTKDKALRNLALRTGVEDVDALVTLLIQAERFGTSIAASLRVQSDQLRTKRRQRAEETAAKIALKLLFPLIFFIFPSLMVVLMGPAILQIYRVLLPAMKGV
- a CDS encoding Ig-like domain-containing protein, producing the protein MSGLMSRGVPARWALCLAAGTAVTLLAGCGGGGSGSSDCSTLDPSRNPNLPGCVVPPVTPVVPVTPAPATLALSLKDGAGKATTSVGPGNSATVQAVVKDGKGAALSGVLLTLNSSDKSASFTPGAASALTDANGVASIVIAAGSQSGAFALTASATVNGSVLTSNINYTVVYPTLALGGVGVVPATLSAGGTAGLSVTVMNGAAVYAPVQSVVFSSPCAAAGKAAISSPVNTVNGVASTSYIDKGCGAADVITASTVFNATTLSQTGTLTVQTASAGQIGFVSALPQNIALKGTGGAGRQESSIVTFKVLDRNGNPVSGKAVNFSLNTTAGGLSLNPAQSTSGADGSVSTTVASGTVNTPIRVTATLQGTSLSTVSDQLVVSTGVPEQDSFTLSTSMFNTEGGDFAGCTAPTGATITARLGDHFHNPVPDGTAVSFTAEGGTVDASCLTGLVNTTLTDGTVITQKGIPGSCSVRFCPGNPRPLDGRVTILAYALGEESFVDTNGNNLFENGETYVDLGEPFRNDRAIIGNNANFKDDAYSTGNAVRADGEPYIDSNGSGSWNAVGDKEYNGVLRAAASVNTTAANTVHIRQALVQVLSGSTARFTPLGAATIDLDKCVDGSVFENRVRTFPLAIRDSNGTVFAMNRAAVTGQAMDLPGNPLPAGTTISFSASNGSIVSGTSFVVPSMDSASSANWIYPVQMISDVTQIGTACQPNNVRNGLLTVTVRTPNGILTSASYAVSD
- a CDS encoding type II secretion system F family protein, with the protein product MGYLSYLVYLLVFLAVMLLVGAVYFNLQSRGAGAGRVARRLRAMNTASDDAQKTVSITKDRQLSSHAGVQGLLEALPGMQVLDRLLLQSGKNWNVGKLLGYCLLGWLFGLLLGSLSPLPWYLRLLLSLACAALPFLLVMRAKASRLVRIEQQLPDALDMMSRAMRAGHAFPTALKMVGEEMTGPLAEEFRAVFDEVNFGVAMSDALSGLAARVPSTDLRYFVIAVLIQRETGGNLTELLNSISAIIRDRLKLLGQVRVLSAEGRMSAWVLGLLPFGAALMMHLMNPQFLSVLYTDRGGRKMVAVAFCLLLVGVLVIRKIVRIRV